Proteins encoded in a region of the Quercus lobata isolate SW786 chromosome 8, ValleyOak3.0 Primary Assembly, whole genome shotgun sequence genome:
- the LOC115955950 gene encoding LOW QUALITY PROTEIN: BTB/POZ and MATH domain-containing protein 3-like (The sequence of the model RefSeq protein was modified relative to this genomic sequence to represent the inferred CDS: deleted 1 base in 1 codon): MANPKPGVDNGSSSSFISETVNGTHRFTVQGYSLAKGMGVGKYIMSDTFTVGGYDWAIYFYPDGKNPEDNSMYVSVFIALASDGTDVRALFELSMVDQSGNGNNKVHSHFQRALESGPYTLKYRGSMWGYKRFYRRNLLEASDYLKDDCLVMYCKVGVVRNHLECPKLRTISVPPSDMGQGFKDLLDSEVGCDIVFQVGNEMFKAHKLILAARSPVFRAQFFGLVGNPNIDKVVVKDIDPFIFKAMLLFIYTDKLPDVDEVESTVTMCSSTVMVQHLLAAADLYNLDRLKLLCESELCKAINIDTVATILALAEQHHCPQLKDICLKFTANPANLGAVMKSEAFGHLEESCPSLLSELLATFASMDENPNSPLSRKRSSSSVFGLDLAGDGAEAESVNPNGRRLRRRL; this comes from the exons ATGGCGAATCCCAAGCCCGGCGTC GACAATGGATCGTCTTCCAGCTTCATCAGCGAGACGGTGAACGGAACGCACCGTTTCACTGTGCAAGGTTACTCGCTGGCCAAAGGGATGGGCGTGGGTAAATACATAATGAGCGACACGTTCACGGTGGGCGGTTACGACTGGGCGATTTACTTTTACCCCGACGGTAAAAACCCCGAGGACAATTCGATGTACGTCTCGGTGTTCATCGCGCTCGCGAGCGATGGTACCGACGTGAGGGCTTTGTTTGAGTTGTCGATGGTGGATCAGAGTGGGAATGGGAATAACAAGGTGCATAGTCATTTTCAACGCGCGCTTGAGAGTGGTCCGTATACGCTTAAATACAGAGGCAGCATGTG GGGTTACAAGCGATTTTACAGAAGAAATCTTTTAGAAGCTTCGGACTATTTAAAGGATGATTGCCTTGTCATGTACTGTAAGGTTGGAGTTGTCAGAAATCATCTTGAGTGCCCTAAACTGCGTACTATTTCTGTACCCCCATCAGATATGGGTCAAGGTTTTAAGGACTTGCTAGACTCTGAAGTTGGGTGTGACATAGTTTTCCAAGTTGGCAATGAAATGTTCAAAGCTCATAAGTTGATACTTGCTGCTCGTTCTCCTGTATTTAGAGCCCAGTTTTTTGGACTTGTTGGGAATCCTAACATAGATAAAGTAGTAGTAAAGGATATTGACCCCTTCATCTTCAAG GCGATGCTTCTGTTTATCTACACCGACAAACTTCCTGATGTAGACGAAGTTGAGAGCACAGTTACCATGTGCTCATCCACTGTCATGGTTCAGCATCTGTTGGCTGCTGCTGACCTATATAATCTGGATCGACTGAAATTATTATGTGAATCAGAATTGTGTAAAGCAATCAATATTGACACTGTGGCGACAATACTTGCCTTAGCAGAGCAACACCACTGTCCACAGCTCAAGGACATCTGTTTAAAGTTCACAGCAAATCCAGCAAACTTGGGAG CGGTAATGAAGTCGGAAGCTTTTGGGCACTTGGAGGAGAGCTGCCCCTCATTGTTGTCAGAGCTGCTGGCAACATTTGCATCAATGGATGAGAACCCAAATTCTCCATTGAGTAGGAAGAGGAGTAGCAGCAGTGTATTTGGGCTAGATCTAGCAGGAGATGGTGCCGAAGCAGAATCAGTGAATCCTAATGGCAGGCGCTTGAGGAGGCGATTGTAG
- the LOC115957443 gene encoding protein HESO1: MSAYITLDLERILKEILQVVKPQQDDRSTRLQVINELQGVVESVESLRGATAEPFGSFVSNLFTRWGDLDISIDLPNGAYISSAGKKRKQNLLVDFQKALRKMGGWRRIKYIPNARVPILKFESSRQSISCDISIDNLQGQMKSKLLFWISEIDERFRDMVLLVKEWAKAHDINNPKSGTFNSYSLSLLVIFHFQTCEPAILPPLRDIYAGNVADDLQGVRANVERHIAETCAANIHRFRQNRTRKVNRSSLSELFRSFLAKFSDIGLRASELGICPYTGKWEYIRSNMRWLPKTYAIFIEDPFEQPENSARTVSMGNLTRVSEAFERSRRTLNSADQNRGSLLATLVPPQVSQYIERAAPLRSPTYNGGCYHPQPTRPQVYRNMHMPSQTRHQFQNMRLETPQTQHQFQNMTVETRSNNSTVTRPVQANHNQGQQRWRARSDR, encoded by the exons ATGAGTGCCTATATTACATTGGATTTGGAGCGTATACTCAAGGAGATACTTCAAGTGGTCAAACCTCAGCAGGACGATAGGTCAACACGGTTGCAAGTCATTAATGAATTACAAGGAGTCGTTGAATCTGTGGAAAGCTTGAGAg GTGCAACAGCGGAGCCATTTGGTTCATTTGTGTCCAATCTGTTCACAAGATGGGGTGATTTGGATATTTCAATCGACTTACCCAATGGTGCATATATTTCATCTGCTGGAAAAAAGCGCAAACAAAATTTACTAGTTGATTTCCAAAAAGCTTTGAGAAAGATGG GTGGATGGCGCAGGATAAAATATATCCCCAATGCAAGAGTGCCAATCCTAAAGTTTGAGAGTAGCCGCCAGAGCATCTCTTGTGATATATCGATTGATAACCTGCAGGGCCAAATGAAatccaaacttttattttggaTTAGTGAGATAGATGAGCGTTTTCGTGACATGGTTTTACTG GTAAAAGAATGGGCAAAAGCACATGATATAAATAATCCAAAAAGTGGAACTTTCAATTCATACTCTCTTAGTCTGCTTGTGATCTTCCATTTCCAG ACATGTGAGCCTGCAATTTTACCACCTCTTAGAGATATATACGCAGGAAATGTTGCTGATGATCTTCAAG GTGTGAGAGCTAATGTAGAGAGACATATTGCAGAAACATGTGCTGCTAACATACACAGGTTCAGGCAAAACCGAACCAGAAAAGTTAATCGCAGTTCTTTGTCTGAGCTTTTCAGGTCATTCCTTGCTAAG TTTTCTGACATAGGTTTGAGGGCCTCAGAACTAGGAATTTGTCCCTACACAGGAAAGTGGGAGTATATAAGGAGCAATATGAGATGGTTGCCCAAAACTTATGCCATATTt ATCGAGGATCCTTTTGAGCAGCCAGAAAATTCCGCAAGGACTGTTAGTATGGGTAACTTGACAAGGGTATCTGAAGCATTTGAGAGAAGCCGCCGTACACTTAATTCAGCTGATCAGAATCGGGGTTCTCTCCTTGCCACACTCGTCCCACCACAGGTATCACAGTATATTGAGAGAGCAGCACCCCTTCGGAGCCCAACTTACAATGGCGGATGCTACCATCCCCAACCAACTCGTCCACAAGTGTACAGGAACATGCACATGCCCTCACAAACACGGCATCAATTTCAGAACATGAGGCTTGAGACCCCACAAACACAGCATCAATTTCAGAACATGACGGTTGAAACCCGGTCCAACAATTCAACTGTGACAAGGCCTGTGCAGGCGAATCACAATCAAGGACAGCAGAGATGGAGAGCAAGATCTGACAGATAG
- the LOC115955768 gene encoding probable methyltransferase PMT11, whose protein sequence is MKALVNGELLKTPVVLKISAFFVISITFFYLGKHWSDGYQQLIFFNTSRQNPSSSSSAVALSPNNDRSFNLSALIGQNDTQSIVTDKTLDQAQVPASIAISAPPPPFNRFGIVNDNGTMSEEFDVGELGEGDLVEEWRNETKVGDGDSDTGKGSRVRVTKFRMCPTSMSEYIPCLDNVEAIKKLESTERGERFERHCPEEGHGLDCLVPAPSKYRTPIPWPKSRDEVWFDNVPHTRLVEDKGGQNWITREKDKFKFPGGGTQFIHGADEYLDHINKMVPEIAFGHHTRVVLDVGCGVASFGAYLLSRDVITMSVAPKDVHENQIQFALERGVPAMVAAFATRRLLYPSQAFDLIHCSRCRINWTRDDGILLLEVNRMLRAGGYFVWAAQPVYKHEEILEEQWKEMLNLTARLCWDFVKKDGYVAIWRKPFNNGCYLNREAGTVPPLCEQDDDPDNVWYVDLKACITRLPENGYGANITTWPARLQTPPDRLQSIQLDALLSRNELFKAESRYWNEIIESYVRALHWKKIRLRNVMDMRAGFGGFATALKQQNLDSWVMNVVPVSGFNTLPVIYDRGLIGVMHDWCEPFDTYPRTYDFLHAAGLFSIERKRCNISSIMLEMDRILRPGGRVYIRDTLAIMDELQEIAKAMDWHIAMRDTSEGPHASYRILTADKHLLRG, encoded by the exons ATGAAAGCCCTTGTAAATGGGGAATTGTTAAAAACACCGGTGGTGTTGAAAATCTCAGCTTTCTTTGTAATTTCGATCACATTCTTTTACTTGGGCAAGCACTGGTCCGATGGGTACCAACaactcattttcttcaacaCCTCGCGCCAaaacccttcttcttcttcttccgcCGTCGCGCTCTCTCCCAACAACGACAGGTCGTTTAACCTCTCCGCCCTCATTGGCCAAAACGACACCCAATCCATCGTCACCGACAAAACCCTAGACCAAGCCCAAGTCCCAGCCTCGATCGCGATCTCGGCCCCACCGCCGCCGTTTAATCGATTCGGGATCGTGAACGACAATGGGACGATGTCGGAGGAGTTCGACGTCGGTGAGTTGGGCGAAGGCGATTTGGTGGAGGAGTGGAGGAACGAGACGAAGGTTGGCGATGGAGATTCGGATACCGGTAAGGGGAGTAGGGTTAGGGTTACGAAGTTTAGGATGTGTCCGACGAGCATGAGTGAGTATATTCCGTGTTTGGATAATGTGGAGGCGATTAAGAAGCTGGAATCGACGGAGAGAGGGGAGCGATTCGAGCGGCATTGCCCGGAGGAAGGTCATGGATTGGATTGCTTGGTTCCGGCGCCCAGTAAGTACCGGACTCCGATTCCGTGGCCGAAAAGCCGGGACGAg GTTTGGTTCGACAATGTTCCTCATACTCGTCTAGTCGAGGATAAAGGGGGTCAAAACTGGATTACAAGAGAGAAGGACAAGTTTAAGTTTCCTGGAGGTGGTACACAGTTTATACATGGGGCAGATGAGTACTTGGATCATATTAATaag ATGGTCCCTGAAATTGCTTTTGGTCATCATACCCGAGTTGTTTTAGATGTTGGGTGTGGTGTAGCTAGTTTTGGAGCCTATTTGCTGTCACGGGATGTCATCACCATGTCTGTTGCACCCAAGGATGTTCATGAAAACCAGATTCAATTTGCACTTGAGCGTGGCGTACCGGCAATGGTGGCAGCATTTGCCACTCGACGCTTATTGTATCCAAGCCAAGCTTTTGACTTGATACACTGTTCACGATGTAGAATCAATTGGACTCGTGATG ATGGAATATTACTTCTTGAGGTCAATAGGATGCTCCGCGCAGGAGGATACTTTGTTTGGGCAGCTCAGCCTGTTTATAAGCATGAAGAAATCCTGGAAGAACAATGGAAAG AGATGCTTAACCTTACTGCTCGTCTCTGCTGGGACTTTGTGAAAAAGGATGGATATGTTGCAATATGGCGGAAGCCATTTAACAACGGCTGTTATTTAAACCGTGAGGCAGGAACTGTACCTCCACTGTGTGAACAAGATGATGACCCAGACAATGTTTG GTATGTTGATCTGAAGGCATGCATCACTCGACTTCCTGAGAATGGATATGGAGCAAATATTACTACATGGCCTGCACGTTTGCAAACTCCACCTGATAGGCTTCAGAGCATACAACTAGATGCCTTATTATCAAGAAATGAGCTTTTCAAGGCAGAGTCAAGATACTGGAATGAGATAATAGAAAGCTATGTTCGTGCTTTACATTGGAAGAAGATTAGATTAAGAAATGTAATGGACATGAGAGCTGGCTTTGGAGG ATTTGCGACGGCATTAAAGCaacaaaatcttgattcttgggTTATGAATGTTGTCCCTGTTAGCGGGTTTAACACCTTACCTGTTATATATGACCGAGGGCTTATTGGAGTTATGCATGATTG GTGTGAGCCATTTGATACATACCCAAGAACCTATGATTTTTTGCATGCAGCTGGCCTCTTCTCTATCGAGAGAAAAAG ATGCAATATTTCTTCAATCATGCTTGAGATGGATCGGATACTGAGACCTGGTGGGCGTGTATATATTCGTGACACTCTTGCCATAATGGATGAACTTCAAGAGATTGCAAAGGCCATGGATTGGCATATCGCTATGCGTGATACATCTGAGGGCCCTCATGCGAGTTATAGGATCTTGACCGCTGATAAACACCTTTTGCGTGGTTGA